Proteins encoded by one window of Enterobacter pseudoroggenkampii:
- the mtfA gene encoding DgsA anti-repressor MtfA — MIKWPWKTNEAGRDVALPWDDALTIPVLANLNPDEQSKLVQLADRFLQQKRLVPLQGFELDPLKNARIALLFCLPVLALGIEWLDGFHEVLIYPAPFVVDDEWQDDIGLVHNQRVVQSGQSWQQGPIILNWLDIQDSFDASGFNLIIHEVAHKLDTRNGDRASGVPLIPLREVAGWEHDLHAAMDNIQDEIDLVGESAASIDAYAATDPAECFAVLSEYFFSAPELFAPRFPALWQRFCQFYQQDPLQRLRQHAESGGHASRQIH, encoded by the coding sequence TGGCCCTGGAAAACGAATGAGGCTGGCCGGGATGTGGCGCTGCCATGGGATGACGCGCTGACGATCCCTGTTCTGGCTAATCTAAACCCGGATGAACAATCGAAACTGGTTCAACTGGCGGATCGTTTTTTGCAGCAAAAACGCCTGGTGCCACTGCAGGGGTTTGAACTCGATCCCCTGAAAAACGCCCGCATCGCCCTGCTGTTCTGTCTGCCGGTGCTTGCACTCGGCATTGAGTGGCTGGACGGTTTCCACGAAGTGCTTATCTATCCCGCACCGTTCGTGGTGGATGACGAATGGCAGGACGATATCGGGCTGGTGCACAACCAGCGCGTGGTGCAGTCCGGACAAAGCTGGCAGCAAGGGCCGATAATCCTCAACTGGCTCGATATTCAGGACTCGTTCGACGCCTCCGGTTTTAATCTGATTATCCATGAGGTGGCGCACAAGCTGGATACCCGCAACGGAGATCGCGCCAGCGGCGTACCGCTGATCCCGCTTCGCGAGGTGGCGGGCTGGGAGCACGACCTGCACGCGGCGATGGATAACATCCAGGATGAAATAGACCTGGTCGGCGAAAGCGCGGCCAGCATTGACGCCTATGCGGCAACCGACCCGGCCGAATGCTTCGCGGTGCTCTCGGAGTATTTCTTCAGCGCGCCCGAGCTTTTCGCGCCCCGCTTCCCGGCGCTGTGGCAGCGTTTCTGCCAGTTTTATCAGCAGGATCCCCTGCAGCGTCTGCGGCAACATGCGGAGTCTGGCGGCCATGCCTCCCGCCAGATCCATTAA
- a CDS encoding MFS transporter yields the protein MRTDSEILTENVTSKANWPLALSAGLLGIGQNGLLVMLPQLVTQTGLSLSVWAGLLMFGSMLFLPASPWWGRQSERRGCKAVMVASLSGYLASFAVMALVVWAMAAGRLDTVWGLAGLIFSRLLYGLTVSGLVPAAQTWAIQRAGLEKRMAALATISSGLSCGRLLGPPLAALMLSVNPVAPLWLMAVAPLIALLLVLREVADPPLPPVAHQATRLQASMLPFLLLALLLAALVSLMQIGLSPHLSPLLDGNAREISHHVALLLSLAALATLAAQFLVVRPQHFSPVTLLCIAAVLMVAGLGLMSVSGLALFYVGIVITSLGAAMATPGYQLLLNDRLTTGKGAGVIATSHTLGYGVSALLVPVVTRFYGEQSLTVAAWGMAVLFLALSIGVRSTERPPAEKP from the coding sequence ATGCGCACTGACTCTGAAATATTGACCGAAAACGTCACCTCAAAAGCTAACTGGCCCCTGGCGCTATCTGCGGGTTTACTGGGCATCGGTCAAAACGGCCTGCTGGTGATGCTCCCGCAGCTGGTCACCCAGACCGGGCTGTCGCTCTCGGTCTGGGCCGGACTGTTGATGTTTGGATCCATGCTCTTTTTACCGGCATCGCCCTGGTGGGGACGCCAGAGCGAGCGGCGGGGGTGTAAGGCCGTCATGGTGGCCTCACTGAGCGGCTATCTGGCCAGTTTTGCCGTGATGGCGCTGGTGGTCTGGGCGATGGCGGCCGGAAGGCTGGATACGGTCTGGGGGCTGGCGGGGCTTATTTTCTCGCGCCTGCTCTATGGACTGACGGTCTCGGGGCTGGTGCCTGCGGCCCAGACGTGGGCGATTCAGCGTGCGGGACTGGAGAAAAGAATGGCGGCGCTGGCGACGATAAGCTCCGGCCTCAGCTGCGGGCGTTTGCTCGGCCCACCGCTGGCGGCGCTGATGCTCAGCGTTAATCCGGTTGCGCCGCTCTGGCTGATGGCGGTTGCGCCGCTTATCGCTCTGCTGCTGGTGCTTCGCGAAGTCGCTGACCCGCCGCTGCCGCCGGTAGCCCACCAGGCAACCCGCCTGCAGGCCTCCATGCTGCCGTTCCTGCTGCTGGCGCTGCTGCTGGCGGCGCTGGTGAGCCTGATGCAGATTGGCCTGTCACCGCATCTTAGCCCGTTGCTGGACGGTAACGCCCGGGAGATCAGCCATCATGTCGCGCTCCTGCTGAGCCTGGCCGCGCTGGCCACGCTCGCGGCGCAGTTTCTGGTGGTCCGCCCGCAGCATTTCAGCCCGGTGACGTTGCTCTGTATCGCGGCGGTGCTGATGGTGGCCGGGCTTGGGCTGATGTCTGTCTCCGGTTTAGCGTTGTTCTACGTAGGGATTGTTATCACGTCACTCGGGGCGGCGATGGCCACGCCGGGCTACCAGCTGCTGCTGAACGACAGGCTGACCACCGGGAAAGGGGCGGGCGTCATCGCCACCAGCCACACGTTAGGTTACGGCGTCAGCGCGCTGCTGGTGCCTGTGGTGACGCGTTTTTACGGGGAGCAGTCTTTAACGGTGGCCGCATGGGGAATGGCGGTGCTGTTTTTAGCCCTGAGCATAGGGGTACGGTCAACCGAGCGTCCCCCTGCTGAAAAACCTTAA
- a CDS encoding IucA/IucC family protein, with protein sequence MRALLRAAGTDVAAQCFLNALLRETKDWRYLPATDADALSEIHIPLSQTQALRVPVRYFSPTQHHQYRFPATLIQSNSDNGDAVTFCQLVDLILKKPSVKGSLDADTLARFKQRVLESHVHTWQAIDLRHSWATLRDKPLTFADAEQALLVGHAFHPAPKSHEPFNETEARRYLPDFASRFPLRWFAVESTLVAGDSLNVSLRERLLRFAAQSAPELLGHFTDTRWLLPMHPWQADYLLEQNWCQRLAKDGSLQDLGEAGAQWLPTSSSRSLYSETNSDMIKFSLSVRLTNSVRTLSVKEVKRGMRLARLAKTERWQDLQARYPTMRVMQEDGWAGLRDDSGVVQEESLMALRVNLLFDTPDTQTNVLVSLTQAAPDGGDSLLAAAVRRLSQRLDLPLAQAARCWLDAYCNRVLLPLFSAEADYGLVLLAHQQNILVEMQQDFPVGLIYRDCQGSAWTEGADAWLKEAGETEVENRFGESQLLRYFPYYLLLNSTFAVTAALAAAGFDSEESLMSRVRDALAELRKTVAQTRCLDYVLDSPIWNCKGNFFCYLHDRNENTIADPAVIYFDFSNPFYKEKA encoded by the coding sequence ATGCGTGCTCTGCTCCGCGCCGCCGGTACAGACGTTGCAGCCCAGTGTTTTTTAAACGCCCTGTTGCGCGAAACGAAGGACTGGCGCTATCTCCCCGCTACCGATGCGGATGCGCTATCTGAGATCCATATCCCGCTTTCCCAAACCCAGGCGCTTCGGGTGCCGGTACGCTATTTCTCTCCCACCCAGCATCATCAGTACCGTTTCCCGGCAACGCTTATTCAGAGCAATAGTGATAACGGTGACGCCGTCACATTCTGTCAACTGGTTGATTTAATTCTTAAAAAACCGTCCGTAAAAGGCTCGCTGGATGCCGATACGCTGGCGCGTTTTAAGCAGCGCGTTCTCGAAAGCCATGTCCACACCTGGCAGGCGATCGATCTGCGTCACAGCTGGGCAACCCTGCGCGATAAGCCGCTGACGTTTGCCGACGCGGAACAGGCGCTGCTGGTCGGCCATGCGTTTCACCCGGCACCGAAGTCGCACGAGCCGTTCAACGAAACCGAGGCGCGTCGCTATCTGCCCGATTTCGCCTCCCGCTTCCCGCTGCGCTGGTTTGCCGTTGAGAGCACGCTCGTTGCCGGCGACAGCCTGAACGTCTCCCTGCGTGAACGTCTGCTGCGCTTTGCGGCCCAGAGCGCGCCCGAGCTGCTCGGCCACTTCACCGACACCCGTTGGCTGCTGCCGATGCACCCGTGGCAAGCCGACTATCTGCTGGAGCAGAACTGGTGCCAGCGTCTGGCGAAAGACGGTTCACTGCAGGATCTGGGTGAAGCGGGCGCACAGTGGCTGCCCACCAGCTCCTCCCGCTCGCTGTACAGCGAGACCAACAGCGACATGATTAAGTTCTCCCTCAGCGTGCGCCTGACCAACTCCGTGCGCACGCTGTCGGTGAAGGAAGTTAAGCGCGGCATGCGCCTGGCGCGCCTTGCGAAAACGGAACGCTGGCAAGATTTGCAGGCGCGCTACCCGACCATGCGCGTGATGCAGGAAGACGGCTGGGCGGGACTGCGCGATGACAGCGGCGTCGTTCAGGAAGAGAGCCTGATGGCCCTGCGCGTTAATCTGCTGTTCGATACGCCAGACACCCAGACCAACGTGCTGGTGAGCCTGACGCAGGCCGCGCCGGACGGCGGTGACAGCCTGCTCGCCGCGGCAGTGCGCCGTCTGAGTCAGCGTCTTGATTTACCGCTCGCCCAGGCCGCCCGCTGCTGGCTGGACGCCTACTGCAACCGCGTATTGCTTCCGCTGTTCAGCGCCGAGGCGGACTACGGTCTGGTCCTGCTGGCGCACCAGCAAAATATCCTCGTTGAGATGCAGCAGGATTTCCCGGTCGGGCTGATCTATCGCGACTGCCAGGGCAGCGCGTGGACCGAAGGCGCCGACGCGTGGCTGAAAGAGGCGGGTGAAACTGAGGTGGAAAACCGCTTCGGTGAGAGCCAGCTGCTGCGCTACTTCCCTTATTACCTGCTGCTGAATTCTACCTTTGCCGTTACCGCCGCCCTTGCTGCCGCCGGCTTTGACAGCGAGGAGAGCCTGATGTCCCGGGTGCGCGACGCGCTGGCCGAACTGCGCAAGACGGTAGCGCAGACCCGCTGCCTCGACTACGTGCTCGACAGCCCGATCTGGAACTGCAAAGGCAACTTCTTCTGCTACCTGCACGATCGCAATGAAAACACCATCGCCGATCCGGCGGTGATCTATTTCGACTTTAGCAACCCGTTCTACAAGGAGAAGGCGTGA
- a CDS encoding GNAT family N-acetyltransferase — protein sequence MAIANIVHSGYGFHCTATDSTLPLALGLDGSAVLERLKGFPDGWLVEALDQLFVAAPALTGITLPWATWQDEPQAQALFRLASGDYLARETFWQLPLWLKGERPQASGGMQYNESRQLYFPLRPRRPQGEVYRRYDPQIKRTLSFRVADVALDGERFTRWMNNPRVNAFWEMAGPQAEQENYLRRQLDSTYCYPVIGCFDDQPFGYFELYWAAEDRIGRHYRWQPFDRGLHMLVGEENWRGAQYIRSWLRGLSHYLYLDEPRTTRIVAEPRFDNQRLFRHLDSAGFDTVKEFDFPHKRSRLIMSQRHRFFSEVGL from the coding sequence ATGGCTATCGCGAATATCGTCCATTCCGGCTACGGCTTTCACTGCACCGCAACGGATAGCACCCTGCCGCTGGCGTTGGGTCTCGACGGCAGCGCGGTGCTGGAGCGTCTGAAGGGGTTCCCGGACGGCTGGCTGGTGGAAGCCCTGGATCAGCTGTTTGTGGCCGCCCCCGCGCTGACCGGCATTACGTTACCCTGGGCGACCTGGCAGGATGAACCCCAGGCGCAGGCGCTGTTTCGTCTGGCAAGCGGGGATTATCTGGCGCGTGAAACCTTCTGGCAGCTGCCGCTGTGGCTGAAAGGCGAACGTCCGCAGGCCAGCGGCGGGATGCAGTATAACGAGAGCCGTCAGCTGTACTTCCCGCTGCGCCCTCGCCGTCCGCAGGGCGAAGTGTACCGCCGTTACGATCCGCAAATTAAGCGCACCCTCAGCTTCCGCGTCGCCGACGTGGCGCTGGACGGCGAACGTTTTACCCGCTGGATGAACAACCCGCGCGTAAACGCCTTCTGGGAGATGGCGGGCCCGCAGGCCGAGCAGGAAAACTACCTGCGCCGTCAGCTCGACTCGACCTACTGCTACCCGGTTATCGGCTGCTTCGACGACCAGCCGTTCGGCTATTTTGAACTCTACTGGGCGGCGGAAGACCGTATTGGCCGCCACTACCGCTGGCAGCCGTTTGACCGCGGGCTACACATGCTGGTGGGCGAAGAAAACTGGCGCGGTGCGCAGTATATCCGCAGCTGGCTGCGCGGTCTGAGCCACTACCTGTATCTGGATGAACCGCGCACCACGCGGATTGTCGCCGAGCCGCGCTTCGATAACCAGCGCCTGTTCCGCCATCTGGACTCTGCCGGTTTCGACACGGTGAAAGAGTTCGACTTCCCGCACAAGCGCTCGCGCCTCATCATGAGCCAGCGTCACCGCTTCTTCAGCGAGGTGGGCCTGTGA
- the iucC gene encoding aerobactin synthase IucC produces the protein MNAQWEKVNREMVAKILAELEYERTLRAEPLASDAWRITMGNESWQFSATRGIWGWLHIDPDSLTTASGAAVEAERALLQLAKVLEMSDAQTAEHMEDLYATLRGDIQLLQAREALDADALIHLDPDELQCLMRGHPKFIFNKGRRGWGLDALRQYAPEYRGRFRLHWVAVQREHLVWSSDVDCDISALLASAMDNTERARFDARWQALGLDDSWLPVPLHPWQWQQKIAIHFLAQLARGEMVELGEFGDEYLAQQSLRTLTNASRRAPFDIKLPLTIYNTSCYRGIPGKYIAAGPLASRWLQQQFATDATLARSGAQVLGEPAAGYLSHPGYAALPKAPYRYQEMLGVIWRENPSCYLEDGEQAVLMAALMETDNAGRPLIDAWIKRSGLSAEAWLEKLFEASVIPFYHLLCRYGVALIAHGQNVTLVMKDSIPQRILLKDFQGDMRLVDEDFPQAQSLPEQVKAVTARLSADYIIHDLQTGNFVTVLRFISRLTLQSGVSETRFYQILAGVLHRYMAAHPELADRFAKFDLFKPQIIRVILNPVKLTFSEHDGGSRMLPNYVTDLDNPLFLASRESAQ, from the coding sequence GTGAACGCGCAGTGGGAAAAAGTGAACCGCGAGATGGTGGCGAAGATCCTCGCCGAGCTGGAGTATGAACGCACCCTGCGCGCCGAGCCGCTTGCGTCTGACGCCTGGCGCATCACCATGGGCAACGAGTCCTGGCAGTTTAGCGCCACGCGCGGGATCTGGGGCTGGTTGCATATCGACCCGGACAGCCTGACCACCGCCAGCGGTGCCGCCGTGGAGGCGGAGCGCGCGCTGCTGCAGCTGGCGAAGGTGCTGGAGATGAGCGACGCGCAGACGGCGGAGCACATGGAAGATCTCTACGCCACGCTGCGCGGCGACATACAGCTGCTGCAGGCGCGTGAAGCGCTGGACGCGGACGCGCTGATCCACCTCGACCCGGACGAATTACAGTGCCTGATGCGCGGTCACCCGAAGTTTATTTTCAACAAAGGCCGCCGCGGCTGGGGTCTGGACGCGCTGCGTCAGTACGCGCCTGAGTATCGCGGACGTTTTCGTCTGCACTGGGTTGCCGTTCAGCGGGAGCATCTGGTCTGGAGCAGCGACGTCGATTGCGATATCAGCGCCCTGCTGGCCAGCGCCATGGACAACACCGAGCGCGCCCGCTTTGACGCCCGCTGGCAGGCGCTGGGTCTCGACGACAGCTGGCTGCCCGTGCCGCTGCACCCGTGGCAGTGGCAGCAGAAGATCGCCATTCATTTCCTGGCGCAGCTGGCGCGCGGTGAGATGGTTGAGCTGGGCGAGTTTGGCGATGAGTACCTGGCGCAGCAGTCTCTGCGCACGCTCACCAACGCCAGCCGTCGCGCGCCGTTTGACATCAAGCTCCCGCTGACCATCTACAACACATCCTGCTATCGCGGTATTCCGGGCAAGTACATTGCCGCCGGACCGCTGGCCTCGCGCTGGCTGCAGCAGCAGTTCGCCACCGACGCCACGCTTGCCCGCTCTGGCGCACAGGTGCTTGGCGAACCCGCCGCCGGATATCTGTCGCATCCCGGCTATGCGGCGCTGCCGAAAGCGCCCTACCGCTATCAGGAGATGCTGGGGGTGATCTGGCGCGAGAACCCGTCCTGTTATTTAGAAGACGGTGAACAGGCGGTGCTGATGGCGGCGCTGATGGAAACCGACAACGCCGGGCGCCCGCTGATCGACGCGTGGATTAAACGCTCGGGCTTAAGCGCCGAAGCGTGGCTGGAAAAGCTGTTTGAGGCATCGGTGATCCCGTTCTATCACCTGCTCTGCCGCTACGGCGTGGCGCTGATCGCCCACGGCCAGAACGTGACGCTGGTGATGAAGGACTCTATTCCGCAGCGCATTCTGCTGAAAGATTTCCAGGGCGATATGCGCCTGGTGGATGAAGATTTCCCGCAGGCCCAGAGCCTGCCGGAGCAGGTGAAGGCCGTCACGGCGCGCCTGAGCGCGGATTACATTATTCACGACCTGCAAACCGGTAACTTTGTGACGGTGCTGCGTTTTATCTCACGCCTCACGCTGCAAAGCGGCGTCAGCGAAACGCGTTTCTATCAGATCCTCGCCGGAGTGCTGCACCGCTATATGGCCGCGCACCCCGAGCTTGCCGATCGCTTCGCGAAGTTCGACCTGTTTAAGCCGCAAATTATTCGCGTGATCCTCAACCCGGTCAAACTGACCTTCTCCGAACACGACGGCGGCAGCCGCATGCTGCCGAACTACGTCACCGACCTTGATAACCCTCTTTTTCTGGCCTCCCGGGAGTCAGCGCAATGA
- a CDS encoding lysine N(6)-hydroxylase/L-ornithine N(5)-oxygenase family protein: MKTYDFIGIGIGPFNLSIAALAEGLDGFSSLFLERKPHFSWHPGMMVPDCHMQTSFLKDLVSAVEPTNRHSFLNYLVQRKKFYRFLTTEQRTVSREEFADYLCWAADNLTNLSFSQQVQQVSFDEKNGLFEVVTQRDRILARHVCVGIGKQVNLPDCVTTQDDTCFHASEMMLRTPDLTGKRVTVVGGGQSGADLFLNIFRGEWGQPLSLNWVSRRNNYNALDEAAFANEYFTPEYVDSFSTLDEEARRQMLHEQKMTSDGITTESLLAIYRAMYHRFEVLREKPWAHLLPSRSVTSLTRQENGHRLSVQHHLDGGREQLESDVTIFATGYRAVQPAFLAPLSHRLHLDTDEAFCINNDFTLEWDGPQSNRLFAVNAGMHRLGIAEPQLSLMAWRAARILNRAHADEPFELATTPGVIHWRSTTSPENSQVFKSLAKTTEY; this comes from the coding sequence ATGAAAACCTATGATTTCATCGGCATTGGTATCGGCCCGTTTAACCTCAGCATAGCCGCGCTGGCGGAAGGGCTGGACGGCTTTAGCTCGCTGTTTCTTGAGCGTAAACCGCACTTCTCCTGGCACCCCGGCATGATGGTGCCGGACTGCCACATGCAGACCAGCTTCCTGAAGGATCTGGTCAGCGCCGTGGAGCCGACCAACCGCCACAGCTTCCTGAACTACCTGGTGCAGCGCAAAAAATTCTATCGCTTCCTGACCACCGAGCAGCGCACCGTTTCGCGGGAAGAGTTTGCCGATTACCTGTGCTGGGCGGCGGACAACCTCACTAACCTGTCCTTTAGCCAGCAGGTGCAGCAGGTGAGCTTTGATGAGAAAAACGGCCTGTTTGAGGTGGTGACCCAGCGCGACCGCATCCTGGCGCGGCACGTCTGCGTAGGGATCGGTAAGCAGGTCAACCTGCCCGACTGCGTCACGACGCAGGACGATACCTGCTTCCACGCCAGCGAGATGATGCTGCGCACGCCGGATCTTACGGGCAAGCGCGTCACCGTCGTCGGCGGCGGCCAGAGCGGCGCCGACCTGTTCCTGAATATCTTCCGCGGTGAATGGGGCCAGCCGCTGAGCCTGAACTGGGTCTCGCGCCGCAACAACTACAACGCGCTGGATGAAGCCGCCTTTGCTAACGAGTATTTCACGCCGGAGTACGTGGACAGCTTCTCCACGCTGGATGAAGAGGCCCGTCGTCAGATGCTGCACGAGCAGAAGATGACCTCCGACGGTATCACCACCGAGTCCCTGCTGGCGATTTACCGCGCCATGTATCACCGCTTCGAAGTGCTGCGTGAAAAACCCTGGGCGCATCTCCTGCCGTCCCGCTCGGTGACGTCCCTGACGCGCCAGGAAAACGGGCATCGTCTGAGCGTTCAGCATCACCTCGACGGCGGTCGCGAGCAGCTGGAGAGCGACGTGACGATCTTTGCCACCGGCTATCGCGCCGTGCAGCCTGCGTTCCTGGCGCCGCTGTCTCACCGCCTGCATCTGGATACGGACGAAGCCTTCTGCATCAACAACGATTTCACCCTCGAATGGGACGGCCCGCAGAGCAACCGCCTGTTTGCCGTGAATGCCGGGATGCACCGTCTCGGCATTGCCGAACCCCAGCTCAGCCTGATGGCCTGGCGTGCGGCGCGCATTCTGAATCGCGCGCATGCCGACGAGCCGTTTGAGCTGGCTACCACCCCTGGCGTTATCCACTGGCGAAGCACCACCAGCCCGGAGAACAGTCAGGTTTTTAAATCATTAGCAAAAACCACCGAGTACTGA
- a CDS encoding TonB-dependent siderophore receptor, with protein sequence MKRSHLWVLNPCLLAMLSTSAWAEEQKEENIVVSASRAHRSVAEMAQTTWVIERAEIEQQVQGGKEIKEVLAQLIPGMDVSSQGRTNYGMNLRGRSMMVMVDGVRLNSSRSDSRQLDSIDPFNIDRIEVISGATSLYGGGSTGGLVNIVTKKGQPETEVEFQTGAKSGFNSHNDHDENVSAAVSGGNDNASGRLSVSYQRYGGWYDGNGDEVIIDNTQTGLQYSDRIDVMGTGTINIDDHQQLQLTTQYYKSESDGKHGLYLGKNFSAVTGDATAYNKGNLDSDRVPGTERHLINLQYSNTDFWGQDLVAQIYYRDESLTYYPFPTLTKGVVSSIGASQQKTDFYGGKLTLNSKPVDDLTLTWGMDADHETFDANQQFFNLSKAAASGGMELDNAYNVGRYPGYSITNLAPFLQASYDIDAITLSGGVRYQYTENKVDDFVGYTQQQAIATGKATSADAVPGGKTDYNNFLFNAGILGRLTEQQQVWFNFSQGFEIPDLAKYYGSGTYQLSNGHYRLLNSVNVNDSKLDGIKVNAYELGWRYTGDNLRTQVAAYYSLSDKTITINKTDMTINLEDDKRRIYGVEGQVDYFFTDSDWSTGANFNAIKSETRENGKWEKLTVDSASPSKASAWVNWAPGDWTLRVQSTQTFDVSDSDGKKIDGYNTVDFLGSYALPVGKVSFSVENLLDKDYTTAWGQRAPGLYSPTYGAPGLYTYKGRGRTFGLNYSVLF encoded by the coding sequence ATGAAACGTTCTCATCTTTGGGTTTTAAATCCTTGTTTGCTTGCAATGCTTTCTACCTCTGCGTGGGCGGAAGAACAAAAGGAAGAAAATATCGTGGTCTCCGCCAGCCGCGCGCACCGCAGCGTGGCGGAGATGGCGCAGACTACCTGGGTCATTGAGCGGGCTGAAATTGAGCAGCAGGTTCAGGGCGGGAAAGAGATTAAAGAAGTGCTGGCGCAGCTGATCCCGGGCATGGACGTCAGCAGCCAGGGACGTACCAACTACGGCATGAACCTGCGCGGCCGCTCCATGATGGTGATGGTGGACGGCGTGCGCCTGAACTCGTCCCGCAGCGACAGCCGCCAGCTCGACTCTATCGATCCGTTCAACATTGACCGTATCGAAGTCATCTCCGGTGCCACCTCACTCTACGGCGGCGGCAGCACCGGCGGCCTGGTGAACATCGTCACCAAAAAGGGCCAGCCTGAGACCGAAGTCGAGTTCCAGACGGGTGCTAAAAGCGGGTTCAACAGCCACAACGACCATGATGAGAACGTGTCGGCAGCGGTCAGCGGTGGCAACGATAACGCTTCCGGTCGTCTGTCGGTGTCGTATCAGCGCTACGGCGGCTGGTATGACGGCAACGGCGACGAGGTGATCATTGATAACACCCAGACCGGCCTCCAGTATTCCGACCGTATCGATGTGATGGGCACAGGCACCATCAACATTGACGATCATCAGCAGCTGCAGCTGACGACGCAGTACTACAAGAGCGAGTCCGACGGCAAGCATGGGCTGTATCTCGGGAAAAACTTCTCGGCGGTAACGGGGGATGCGACCGCCTACAACAAAGGTAACCTCGATTCTGACCGCGTGCCGGGTACCGAGCGCCATCTGATCAACCTGCAATACTCCAATACCGACTTCTGGGGCCAGGATCTGGTCGCGCAGATTTACTATCGCGACGAGAGCCTGACCTACTATCCGTTCCCGACCCTGACCAAAGGCGTGGTGAGCAGCATCGGCGCGTCGCAGCAGAAAACCGATTTCTACGGCGGCAAGCTGACGCTGAACAGCAAGCCGGTGGACGATTTAACGCTGACCTGGGGTATGGATGCCGACCACGAAACCTTCGACGCCAACCAGCAGTTCTTTAACCTGAGCAAAGCCGCGGCGAGCGGCGGCATGGAGCTGGATAACGCCTACAACGTGGGCCGCTACCCGGGCTACAGCATCACCAACCTCGCCCCGTTCCTGCAGGCCAGCTACGATATTGACGCCATCACCCTGAGCGGCGGCGTGCGCTACCAGTACACCGAGAACAAGGTAGACGATTTTGTCGGCTACACCCAGCAGCAGGCCATCGCCACCGGGAAAGCCACCTCCGCCGACGCGGTGCCGGGTGGGAAAACCGATTACAACAACTTCCTGTTTAACGCCGGGATCCTTGGTCGCCTGACCGAACAGCAGCAGGTATGGTTTAACTTCTCCCAGGGCTTCGAAATTCCGGACCTGGCGAAGTACTACGGCTCTGGCACCTATCAGCTCAGCAACGGTCACTATCGCCTGCTGAACAGCGTCAACGTGAACGACTCGAAGCTGGACGGTATCAAGGTCAACGCTTATGAGCTGGGCTGGCGCTACACCGGGGATAACCTGCGCACGCAGGTTGCGGCGTATTACTCGCTCTCGGATAAAACCATCACCATCAACAAGACGGACATGACCATCAATCTGGAAGACGACAAGCGTCGTATCTACGGGGTGGAAGGTCAGGTGGACTATTTCTTCACCGACAGCGACTGGAGCACCGGGGCGAACTTTAACGCCATTAAGTCGGAAACCCGCGAAAACGGGAAATGGGAGAAGCTGACGGTCGACAGCGCCAGCCCGTCGAAAGCCAGCGCGTGGGTCAACTGGGCGCCGGGCGACTGGACCCTGCGCGTGCAGAGCACGCAGACCTTTGACGTGTCAGACTCCGACGGCAAGAAGATCGATGGCTATAACACGGTCGACTTCCTGGGCAGCTACGCCCTGCCGGTGGGTAAAGTCAGCTTCAGCGTGGAAAACCTGCTGGACAAAGACTACACCACCGCCTGGGGCCAGCGCGCGCCGGGGCTGTATAGCCCAACCTACGGTGCACCGGGTCTGTATACCTATAAAGGGCGCGGACGGACGTTTGGTCTGAACTACTCCGTACTGTTCTGA